The Leptospira stimsonii genome includes the window TCCCTGGTAACAGGAGTAAAATCTCAATCCATTGATGCAGTGGGGAATTATCTATATAAGGGATTCAGAATACAGGTAAGTAAGTATAATCTTTCCGGAGCGGAAAGAGTACAACTCTTGTACCAAAGAAGAAGAAACAACGGCCTTTGTATTGTTTGTGGAACGAAAGTTGCCAAGAAGAATCCCTCTTCAGGCAAACTCTATCGGCTCTGCGAACACCACCGGAAGACAATCGATAAGAAAAAGTAATCAACCTTTTCGGCAATTCTGCAGATAATCTTTATTAGGGGAATTTTTCCTCCGGAGATTATCTTGCAGGCCAAAGGTTCTTACGTTTTCATACTCTTTCTCATTTTCGCTTGGATTTCTCTTTCGAATTCCCTTCGCTCCGAAGCGAGTCCGCTTCAAGAAACCCAAGCGCAAAATCTTCTTCGAATCGCAGAAGAAGCCTACAAAGACCGAAAATTTCACAAATCAATAGAAGAAATTAAGAGTTTTCTGATTCTTTATCCTTCGAGCAAATTCAAATCCAAGGCCTATCAGGTCTTAAAAAACAACTATTCCCGGCTGGGACGCCCTGAAAAAGTTCTCGAAATCAGCCTTCAGCAATACTCGGAAGAACCCTCTTCTACCCAGGGTTTGAATGCCTTTTTTGAAGCCGGAAAACTTTATCTTGAGATCGGAGAGGAAAACAAAGCGAAAGAGGTTTTCAAATCCATCTGCACCCAGTCGTTTTCCCGAGAACTCGCCGAAAAAGCCTCTTTAGAGCTCTCTGAATGGGAGATTTTGAGCGGATCTAAGACGGAATTGTCAGAATGTGGAGAAAAGTAGTTCTTTTTTTGGAGATTGGATTCCTAAAATCCGATAATGAAAACAGTTGAACTCTGATTTTCAAAAAAAATACTAACCCAACAGCATGTCCACAGGCATCTTCCAAATCGTTAACTTTCAGAAGGGCTCCTACATTATCGTAGAGGGAAAAAAAGATTCGCCTAGCTTCTTTATTATCCGCGAGGGTAAGGTAAAAATAGGACGTGAAAACCCAGTTGTAGGAGAAGACCCGAATTCCGTACAAGGTCCCGGGGACTTTTTCGGCGTCGTCGCCGCGATGAGCCAACACGCGCAGATCGAATCCGCAGTGGCGCTCACGGACGTTTCCGTGATCGAAGTGAGCTACGATCAATTCGGAACCCTCATTCAAAGGAATACACCGGTAGCGATGAAAATCATCCGCTACTTCTCGATGAAACTCCGTCAGTTCGACCAGACGATCACTCGTCTGACCTTTCGCTCCGCTGTGGAAGAAGATCCGAACGAACTCTACAACATCGGGGAAAATTACTTCAATCAGAAGAACAACCCGCACGCGGCCTACGCATTTCAGAAATATCTCCAATATCTTCCGAACGGTCCGTTTGCCACTCAGGCAAAACTAAAACTTCAGACAATGAATCAGCCGATGCAATCGGCTCCGATCGATCTGACGAAGTTCAACCGGATGTACGCGGACAACGAGATGATTTTCTGCGAACACGAACCCGGGAGAGAATTGTATATCATCCAGAACGGGAAGGTGAAAATCACCAAGATCGTGGATAAAAACGAAGTATTACTCGCCGTTCTTCAAAACGGGGACATTTTCGGGGAAATGGCGCTCTTGGACAATAAGCCGAGATCCGCTTCCGCAATCGCTTGGGGTCAAGTTCAACTTCTCGCCATCAACAAAGCGAACTTCGAAGGAATGGTGAAGGCTCAGCCTCAATTGGCAACTCGTCTGATCACCCTTCTTTCGGAAAGAATTTGGACCGCTTATAAACAACTCGCAAATTTAATGATCAACGATCCTCAGGGAAGAATCGCGGATACTCTTCTTACTTTGGTCGAGAAGAATCGAATCAAGATCACCCCGAAGGTTTCGTATAACTTTGAGATCGGTACAAAAGACTTAATCAAGATGGTCGGTCTTTCGTATCCGAAAGATGAGAATTTGGTCCTCGATCTTCTTACGAAAAATAAGTGGATCAAACTGGATCAAGGAAAACTCAGTTGTACGGATTTAGTGGAATTGGAAAAGTTAGTTCATATCTATAGAAAAAAATCCCAGATGGAAAACAAACTCAAGAAAAGAGCATAACGCGTCTTTCCCGGATTTGGAATGACTGCTCCAAGAAAATCAGCGAAATCTTCTAGTTCCGGAATTTCTTTCTCGCAGAATATTGAAGACAGAGATTTTCGACTCAAAAAAGCGATTCAGTGGCTCCGAAAGCAGGATTCGGTTACCAAAACATTGATCGATTCGGTCGGTCCGTGCAATCTAAAGACGATCGGTTCTCCCTATCAGGTTCTCATTAAATCCGTTTTAGGACAACAACTCTCAACGAAGGTCGCTCTCACTTTCGAGAGAAGATTGATCGCTCTTGCTGAAACGAAAAAAATTCCTTCTCCTGAAAGAGTTCTCCGGATCTCGAACGAAGATTTGAGAAAGATCGGAGTTTCGCAGGCAAAGACGGAAACGATCAAAAGAGTAGCTGAAGCGTATCAAAGTCGAATCATCTCAGATTCTAAACTCCATAAATTAGAAGATACGAATGTGTTGGAACTTCTTTGTTCTTTGAAAGGTGTGGGTCCTTGGACCGCCGAGATGGTTTTGATCTTTGCACTTGATCGCTGGGATCATTTTTCGATCAACGATTTGATTCTCCGAAAGTCGGTGGAAAAACACTATGGAATCTCAAAGGACAATAAGAAAGAGATTCAAGAATTCCTGAAATCATTCTCTCCTTATCGGACGATCCTTTCTTGGTATCTTTGGGCCGACGTTGATGGGGGCGAAGGCTGGGGTTAATCGATTCAAACTATTCCGGGAAGATTCTTTTCGGAAAAACAAGTCTGAATAGAATTTTTTGTAGGAGTTCCTACGAAACGAAATGAAAAACTTTTACTTGTAAAAAGTAGTTTTTTCTGATAGAGAAATGTCTCTCGCTTTTTTCCCGCGAGCCCTCCTCCTCCACCCGATTGGGGCGGGGGCTCGCGGCTTTTACGGAAAATGGTCGGAACTACGACAATCTTTTCTCTGAATGGAAATTTTTAATCTCTTCGTCTTTCGCACTCTTCTCAGGGGAATTTGAGTTCTCAAATCCTAAGTTTTTTTTCTGGGAACACCTTTTGGTTTTTAACTATTTTCATGGGATCGTTTATTCCTAAATTCGATCCTCTTCTATTTTAGAAAGAAAATTCTTAGGTGAGAATTTCATTTTGATTTTTTTCTTTCTCTCCTTTTTAATATCAAAATGGATTCCTTAAGTCCGAACCCTTTTTTGAGGTTTTATTTTTTTTCCGCTCCCTGCGATAGCGATCGTAGCGGAAATCTCGAGCGCCTTTCAAAGAAAAATCACTTTTTAGGGCTTGGATTTCTCTCTGAAAAAGAGAACTTTAGTATATTAGAAAAGTAGAATGGAGTGGATTATTCGCGAGAGATTGAAGCGGAAAGCGCGATCGCGAGCCTTTTTTAGAATGTGCTCGCGAGCGAATCGCCCAAAGTATATTCAAAAAATAGATTTTTCTTTTAGAGTTTGATACCGACCAACTCACAATCCGCTTTGGTCATGATCTTTACGAGTTCTTCGAATTTCACCTTCGGTTCCCATCCCAATTTTTTCTTTGCCTTCGCGGGATCTCCGATGAGAATATCTACTTCGGTCGGACGATAGAATTTCGGGTTTACTTCGACCAAGAGTTGTCCGCTCTTTGCGTCAAATCCTTTCTCCGTGTCTCCCTTTCCTTCCCAACGAACCTGCACTCCTGCAAACCCGAAGGATTTTTCCACGAATTCCCTCACCGTGTGGGTTTCGTTTGTCGCGACCACGTAGTCATCCGGATCGGGTTGTTGCAACATCATCCACATCATCTCGACGTAATCCGGTGCATATCCCCAATCTCTCTTTGCGTCCATGTTTCCGAGGTGAATCGGTCCACCTTTTTTCGCGAGAAGATTGGCAACACCGATCGTGATCTTTCTTGTCACAAATCCTTCTCCCCTTCTCGGAGATTCGTGATTGAATAAAATTCCATTCGATGCGTGAATCCCAAACGCTTCTCTGTAGTTTACCACGGCCCAATATGCGTAGAGCTTTGCCACAGCATATGGCGATCTTGGATAGAATGGAGTGCTTTCCGTCTGTGGAATCGCCTGGACTTTTCCGTAAAGTTCGGAAGTAGAGGCCTGATAAAAACGACTCTTGACTCCGATCTGTTTGATCGCGTCTAAAATTCTCAGAGTTCCTACGGCGTCGGCTTCTGCGGTGTATTCCGGAACTTCAAAAGAAACTCCCACGTGGGATTGTGCCGCAAGATTATAGATTTCGTCTGGGGATACTTTTTCCAGGATTCGGTTCAGGTTGCTCGAATCAGTAAGATCTCCGTAATGCAGGACCAGATTGGAGTTCCCGCGAAGATGCTCGATTCTTCCCCGGTTGAACATGCTGGCTCTTCTTACGATCCCATGCACTTGATACCCTTTTCCGAGGAGAAATTCTGTTAGATAGGATCCGTCTTGCCCCGTGATCCCAGTTATGAGCGCTTTTTTCATCTTCAGACCAGAAAAACCGAAAAACCGGATCTGGCAAGAAAGAATACGCTTACATTCCTACCTTAGAATCATTCCTCCGGGTCCTTTGATCCACTTAAACTCGATTGTGTGCCCAATCCCTTCTTCTAAAACGAATCAGAAAAACAAGAGCTAACACGAAAACCCAGGCGACAATCCCGGACCAAAGTCCTACGGACCCGAGTTTTAAGTAGATCCCCAAGAAATACGCAACAGGTAAGAATACAAAATAAGAAGCCAAGGTATAGGCCTTGAATACAAATCCTTGCAACCCCGCTCCCCGAAGCGCCGACCCGATCACCATATGATAGGCGTCCGCAACCTGGATGATTCCTAAAATCACAAGCGGTCCGTAAGCTTCTTGAATCAACTCCGGATCGTTCGTATATACGGACAACATCTTCTTTCCGAATAGAATAAAAACCAAACCCATCGTCCCCATCCCACACGCAGAAAAGAATGCGGAACGGAACGCTCCGTGATAGGCCAGCTTCGCTTTCCCAGCCCCCAGCGCTTGTCCTAAGATCGTCGTCGCCGCGACCCCGAATGCGTAACCCGGTAAAAAGGAAAGACTCAACGTGCTAAACAACATATTCGTAACTGCGACCGCGGCGGTTCCAACAATGGTCGCGAACTCGATGAAGATCATAAAGGAAATATTATTCAGTAATTCGGCTAACGCGGGCGCTGTGCTCGCTTTGAGAATTTCCTCCAGATGAGGAAAGCTGAACTTCCAAGAAATTCCTTTGAAATACTTTCCAAGATCTTTTTTATAAAAGTAATAAGGAAACGCAAGCAATCCGGCGCCACCCGCAAGAGAAGAAGCGATCGCCGCGCCTTTCACTCCCATTGCCTCGAAACCGAAATGTCCGTAGATCAAAATCCAATTCAAGAATATATTCGCAAAACATGTTATGATCATGGATGCGAGTCCCGCGGTCGTGATCCCAAGTCCGTCCGTAAAGGCGCGAGTCGTAAATAGTAAAAAGAAAAAGATCGTTCCCAAAAAACGAAAGTAGAGATAATCACTCGAAAGTCCTCTCACAATCTCGTCCTTGTTGAGAAGTTCCATCATCCATCCGCTCGAAGCCGCTCCTCCGATCGACAACAATCCTCCAAAAAACAAAGCAAGATATAAAGTCGTAAGCCCCACTTTTCCGATTTCGGAATCGTTCTTTTCTCCGAATCTCCTCGAAACGATGACCTGAATCCCCATCGAAAATCCCATCAAAAAAGCGAGAACGGTGAAGTGCGCAATTCCTCCGATCCCGATCGCCGCGATCGAATTCTTACCAAGCCTTCCCACCATCATCGTATCGGTCACCCAGACAACGGTTTGACTGAGCATTCCAAACACGACCGGGACCGCCAACTTGAGAATCATCGTATTCAAAAGACTAGGTCGTATGTTTCTATAAAAAGTATGAAGTAAATGACGTAGAGTTTTCAAGGTTCATCCAGAATTATAAGGTTGCGGATTAAAACTACTTCTTTTCCGAAAATTTTTCTTTCACGTTTGTAATATCTTTTTCAAGTACGTCTTAGGAACAATTCGAGGCGGATTGAAAATCATTCTCCAAGATCGAAAACTCACTGAAAACGAAAACAAAAATGCGGTCCGAAAAAGAAACTATGAAACATTATACCGATCTTCACAATCATCTCTACGGCTCCATCACTTCCGAATTTCTTTTTGAAATCGGAAAATCGAATCCCTCACCTCGTTGGGAAATCTTCACCCATTCTTATCAACAATGTTATGGAAAGAGTATTTCTACGAAAACTTTTTTCGAGGATTATAAGAATCCCGATTCTTTTCGAAAACTCTATCAGTTCAATCATCACGGACCGTTTCCGGAATTTCAGGCTAAATTCAATCTTATCATCGCGTTATCCAAGTTCGATCCCGACGAAATCGCGTTAGTCGCATCTCGAATCGTAGAAGATCAATTTTCTCAAGGAGTTACCTTCGGCGAATATAGAATCATGTATTCTCCAAAAGACACGGAAGAAGGAATCTACGAAAAGACGATCGCGGCCTGCGAAGGTTTGGCGAAAGGAGAGGAAAAAACCGGAGGCCGTGCCAAGGGAAAACTCGTCGTCTCCTTGCATAGGGACGGAGACGTTTTCCAAGAATACGCACTTCTCAAACGTCTGATGGAAAGGAATTCTCTCATTCGAGAATATTTGGTAGGATTAGATTTTTGTTATATTGAAGAAGGATTTCCGCCCAAGGACAAACGGAAATTCTTAGAAGAAGTGAATAAAGACAACGCCGCCGAGAAAGATACGGCTCTTTCGATTCTCTATCACGTAGGCGAAAGTTTTCAGGACAAGTCCATTCTTTCGGCTTCTCGCTGGGTTGTAGAATCCGCGCAGTGGGGGGCGCATCGTCTCGGTCACGCGATCGCTCTCGGCTTGGATCCGTCCAGCATTCAAAGGAAAATTTTCGAATCCAAATCGGAACGTCTCGATCAACTTCAATTCTACTATGATCGAAAGGAAGAATTGGATTCTTATATGGAAACTCCTTCTCGGGAAAGAATCGGGAATGAAATCGATTCCCTCAAACACAAAGAAACGATCGAGCTCGAAACTTCCCCCTCATTTCTACAAGAATGTTTCGGTTTTCAGAATTTCTGCATGGACCAAATCAAAAAGACAAACGCAATCATCGAATCCTGTCCAAGCTCGAACGAATACATAGGCATGGTGGTAGATCCAAAAACTCATCCGATTCTAAGATTCGAAAAACATGATTTACGATTTACGATTTCTACGGATGATCCAGGAATTTTCGGCACGACCATCGAAGAAGAATATTCAAAAGCGGCTAAGATCGGTCTGAGTGCGGAGACCTTGGAATCGGTGAGATTGAATTCTTTTCTTTATACTTCCGAGATTCTGAGCGGCAGGAAATCCGCCTCCTAAATCGGCCTTAAAAATTCTTGCCTCGACCTGCGTTCGGCAGATTGTAGAGGAAAGGCCATGCCCAGATTCCAGGAAATCCGTAATTTAACGGCCATTCTTCTGATTCTTTCCGTCATAAACCTGAGCGGATTGTATTCCCAGAGTCAGAGCGACTTTGCGGATCCGTACGACTTCAATCTTCGAAATTATAAGGATTCTCCCAATCGTGACGGTTATCAGGAATATACGATTCCTCCTGCTTTTAAAAAACCGGTCCTCGTTTCTCCGAAAAACGCACAAGTTCCTTTCGAACCTCCTTTTTCTACTACGGGCACCGGAGGTTTGAGACGAACCACCAATCCGAACGTGGAACGAGGACAGGAAAATCTCATCAATCCCCTCACCGGCGAAATCAATGTGGAAGCGATTCTTCAAAGACAAGCGCAACAATCGGAAAGAAAAAAAAGACAGAACCAAGTTTTCGAAGAAGAGAAATATACGGAAACTACGGCGAGACGATTTTCAATCATCTTCTTTATGACCCTTCCGATCACTCTCGGTATCGGATACGCGATCGCTTCTTCGGCAAAGATTCATGGAGTTCATAAATTTCAAAAGACCTTCGGCGGTTCCATATTTATTTTTACTTTTGGTACGAGTCTCGCCCTCGCGAACGCTTGGAAGGATATGAAAGAATTGGAAGCGGATAGAAAAGAAAACGAACCCGCTTCTCCTCCGGTGGAACCGACATCGCCCGATTCTCTCGGATTTGGAAATTCGGTTCCGATCCCGATATCCGGCTCCTCCGCTTCCGTCGCTCCGGGTCGAGAATACAAAATCGATATCACACTTTTTAACGTTTCTTTCTGATGAAATCGTTTCGGGAAAGTTTCGAAGATTTTCTAAAATTCCGTCATAACGCCGCGATCCTTTATCACGAATCCATTCAACCTATATTAAGAATTTATTATTCTCTTTGCGGAATCGTTTCCTTAGGACTTTTGATTCTCATTTACGGTTTTTATTATCCTCACGAATGGACTCACTGGATTCGACTTCTCGTCAACGGAATCGTAATTTCCTTAGTTATCTACGAGGCACTTTCTTTTCTTTTTGTTCTCGGAAACTTTACGGATTATCTCGTAGCTCACAAAACGGAAGTTATCGTAATCTCTCTTCTCGTTTTTCAGGAACTGATCAGCAAAGAAATCTATGTTCTTCTTACGTTCAACTCTTTGAGCGGAGAAGACGCAAGTTTGGCGTTTCTTTCCTTGAGCCAGATTTTTCTTTTGTTCAGCAATTTTTCTCGCCTGATCCGTAAAACGGATCTCCTCAATTACAGACAAATCAGTCCCTCTTTCGTAATCACAGGTAGTTTTGCCATTCTTATCTTTCTTGGTACGATGGCGCTTTCCCTACCAAGAGCACAGACGACGTCGATTCACACGATCGACGTTTTTTTTACGGTAGTGAGCGCCGTCTGCGTGACGGGTCTCAGCACGATCAACGTAGCGACTCAACTGACCGGAAGTGGACAAACGATTCTTATGGTTCTGATCCAGATCGGCGGACTTGGACTGATGACCCTCACCGTTTTTTTCGCCATCTTTTTGGCGGGGCAAGTCAGCGTTACCAATAAGCTTCTCATCAAGGATCTCTTCAGTCAGGAAACAGTGGGAAGAGTTTCCTTTATCCTAAAGCAGGTCGCAATTCAGACGTTTCTGATCGAAGGACTCGGAGCCTTGTTCATTTTTTTCTGGTATCCGGATCCGTCGCAAACGGCTCTAAAAGATAGAATTTTCAACTCCCTTTTTCACGCAGTGAGTTCTTTTTGCAACGCCGGGTTCTCCGTCTTTCCCCAAGGGTTTGAAACCGGCTGGATGCTCGACCAAAGAAAGTTCCTTTCCGTGGTTATGATCTTAATCGTGTTAGGCGGACTTGGATTTCCGACGGTAAATCATTTGATCCACTGGGCTTTTAACACTGACAAACAGCGAAAAAGAATGGAACTCGGGGCGAAACTCATTCTTACTGTTTCATTAACGCTCATACTACTGGGTTGTCTTTCTTATTACGTTTTAGAATACAAAATCACTCTCGCGGGTTTGAATGAAACGGATAAACTATTTCATTCCCTGTTCTATTCGATCAGCACGCGGACAGCCGGTTTTAATACATTAAGTATTTCTAAAATGGGAACGCCAATGGTTTTCGTTTCCCTATTTCTTATGTGGGTGGGAGCCTCTCCCAATTCCACCGGAGGAGGAATCAAAACGACGACTCTTGCGGTTTCCGGTCTTCACCTTTTCAATCATATACGAGGAAAGGAAGAAGTGGAAATTTT containing:
- a CDS encoding MATE family efflux transporter, producing the protein MKTLRHLLHTFYRNIRPSLLNTMILKLAVPVVFGMLSQTVVWVTDTMMVGRLGKNSIAAIGIGGIAHFTVLAFLMGFSMGIQVIVSRRFGEKNDSEIGKVGLTTLYLALFFGGLLSIGGAASSGWMMELLNKDEIVRGLSSDYLYFRFLGTIFFFLLFTTRAFTDGLGITTAGLASMIITCFANIFLNWILIYGHFGFEAMGVKGAAIASSLAGGAGLLAFPYYFYKKDLGKYFKGISWKFSFPHLEEILKASTAPALAELLNNISFMIFIEFATIVGTAAVAVTNMLFSTLSLSFLPGYAFGVAATTILGQALGAGKAKLAYHGAFRSAFFSACGMGTMGLVFILFGKKMLSVYTNDPELIQEAYGPLVILGIIQVADAYHMVIGSALRGAGLQGFVFKAYTLASYFVFLPVAYFLGIYLKLGSVGLWSGIVAWVFVLALVFLIRFRRRDWAHNRV
- a CDS encoding cyclic nucleotide-binding domain-containing protein, with protein sequence MSTGIFQIVNFQKGSYIIVEGKKDSPSFFIIREGKVKIGRENPVVGEDPNSVQGPGDFFGVVAAMSQHAQIESAVALTDVSVIEVSYDQFGTLIQRNTPVAMKIIRYFSMKLRQFDQTITRLTFRSAVEEDPNELYNIGENYFNQKNNPHAAYAFQKYLQYLPNGPFATQAKLKLQTMNQPMQSAPIDLTKFNRMYADNEMIFCEHEPGRELYIIQNGKVKITKIVDKNEVLLAVLQNGDIFGEMALLDNKPRSASAIAWGQVQLLAINKANFEGMVKAQPQLATRLITLLSERIWTAYKQLANLMINDPQGRIADTLLTLVEKNRIKITPKVSYNFEIGTKDLIKMVGLSYPKDENLVLDLLTKNKWIKLDQGKLSCTDLVELEKLVHIYRKKSQMENKLKKRA
- a CDS encoding DNA-3-methyladenine glycosylase family protein, whose translation is MTAPRKSAKSSSSGISFSQNIEDRDFRLKKAIQWLRKQDSVTKTLIDSVGPCNLKTIGSPYQVLIKSVLGQQLSTKVALTFERRLIALAETKKIPSPERVLRISNEDLRKIGVSQAKTETIKRVAEAYQSRIISDSKLHKLEDTNVLELLCSLKGVGPWTAEMVLIFALDRWDHFSINDLILRKSVEKHYGISKDNKKEIQEFLKSFSPYRTILSWYLWADVDGGEGWG
- the gmd gene encoding GDP-mannose 4,6-dehydratase; protein product: MKKALITGITGQDGSYLTEFLLGKGYQVHGIVRRASMFNRGRIEHLRGNSNLVLHYGDLTDSSNLNRILEKVSPDEIYNLAAQSHVGVSFEVPEYTAEADAVGTLRILDAIKQIGVKSRFYQASTSELYGKVQAIPQTESTPFYPRSPYAVAKLYAYWAVVNYREAFGIHASNGILFNHESPRRGEGFVTRKITIGVANLLAKKGGPIHLGNMDAKRDWGYAPDYVEMMWMMLQQPDPDDYVVATNETHTVREFVEKSFGFAGVQVRWEGKGDTEKGFDAKSGQLLVEVNPKFYRPTEVDILIGDPAKAKKKLGWEPKVKFEELVKIMTKADCELVGIKL
- a CDS encoding adenosine deaminase produces the protein MKHYTDLHNHLYGSITSEFLFEIGKSNPSPRWEIFTHSYQQCYGKSISTKTFFEDYKNPDSFRKLYQFNHHGPFPEFQAKFNLIIALSKFDPDEIALVASRIVEDQFSQGVTFGEYRIMYSPKDTEEGIYEKTIAACEGLAKGEEKTGGRAKGKLVVSLHRDGDVFQEYALLKRLMERNSLIREYLVGLDFCYIEEGFPPKDKRKFLEEVNKDNAAEKDTALSILYHVGESFQDKSILSASRWVVESAQWGAHRLGHAIALGLDPSSIQRKIFESKSERLDQLQFYYDRKEELDSYMETPSRERIGNEIDSLKHKETIELETSPSFLQECFGFQNFCMDQIKKTNAIIESCPSSNEYIGMVVDPKTHPILRFEKHDLRFTISTDDPGIFGTTIEEEYSKAAKIGLSAETLESVRLNSFLYTSEILSGRKSAS
- a CDS encoding LIC10235 family protein, whose product is MKPKKISNDDLESLVTGVKSQSIDAVGNYLYKGFRIQVSKYNLSGAERVQLLYQRRRNNGLCIVCGTKVAKKNPSSGKLYRLCEHHRKTIDKKK
- a CDS encoding TrkH family potassium uptake protein, which codes for MKSFRESFEDFLKFRHNAAILYHESIQPILRIYYSLCGIVSLGLLILIYGFYYPHEWTHWIRLLVNGIVISLVIYEALSFLFVLGNFTDYLVAHKTEVIVISLLVFQELISKEIYVLLTFNSLSGEDASLAFLSLSQIFLLFSNFSRLIRKTDLLNYRQISPSFVITGSFAILIFLGTMALSLPRAQTTSIHTIDVFFTVVSAVCVTGLSTINVATQLTGSGQTILMVLIQIGGLGLMTLTVFFAIFLAGQVSVTNKLLIKDLFSQETVGRVSFILKQVAIQTFLIEGLGALFIFFWYPDPSQTALKDRIFNSLFHAVSSFCNAGFSVFPQGFETGWMLDQRKFLSVVMILIVLGGLGFPTVNHLIHWAFNTDKQRKRMELGAKLILTVSLTLILLGCLSYYVLEYKITLAGLNETDKLFHSLFYSISTRTAGFNTLSISKMGTPMVFVSLFLMWVGASPNSTGGGIKTTTLAVSGLHLFNHIRGKEEVEIFGRRISSGSVSRASAGILVSLFLIFFGIFVLTMTEKFEFLDLCYEAVSAFGTAGLSRGITPNLTSPGKLMICLMMFGGRVGMLTILIAFVPKQKTSGLRYPEESIIVG